ATGTTTTCGACGCCGATTGACGTAGTGCGTCCAAGGGACAACGGGCTTCTGCTGAAACTTACCATCTTGGTCCTTTACACGGACAGTGATGTTATGCGAGACGGGATTCTGTTCCCTGCTCATATCCAGAACAAAGTTAGTCCCTTCTTGTCGGAGGTAAGTAATCTCGCTTTCATCGTATACTTCAACCAACATAGTCTTGGTGTTTCTGCTAACATCCGTCATCGTATAGTACCGAATAACCGCAATCAGCTTGGCTTTAACTGTCGTGTCATATACAGCGATACACTCATCTGCTTTGAACTCAGTAATGCAAATCTGTCCATCCTCGTCAAAGTAGTAGTATTCGAATACCTCACCATCGATCGAACCGTCCTCGATAATATCGTAAGACAAGCTCTCTTCATCGTTATCCATCAGGACAGCCTGCAGCTTTTTAACGTAATCTTCCACGTCTGCTCCTGCCTCATTGGAAGAATAGCGAATTGGGTTACTAGCAATGTATGAAGTACCGAAGTCGATAATTTTCCGAGCAAAATTTAAGACGATTTTGTTATTCGGCTTGCCCTTTTCCTCTTGTTTGTGGAGAATGTCCTGGTCTCCATCGACATACCTTCGTATGAGCGAGTAGTCCTTCGTCTGATGCTTTTTTATCAGGTCTGATACCCACCGCCACGAATTGTTTGCTTTGTTCTCTTCATAAAACTGCTCCAAGAGCATTGTTTGCATGATTTTTCACCCCCTTCATTTTTCTCATGAGTCTTTTTCAGGTATTTTCCAAGGGATAACTTTGAAACGACTGATAAGAAACTGGCGGAACACTTTGCTGTTCCAAACCAGATATCGCAATGAATCCATTGCATGGTCATTTTCTTTTAATGGCACCTCAGCACTATCACCAGTAGTACCCTCTGGATAACGATAGTTGGTCAACTCTTGGATGACTTCCTTCAAGTGATCAGAAATGAAAATGTTTGGCCTGCCGTTGTCACTCTTCACTTTGAACAGAATGGAGACAGCCCGTATCCCTTCTTTCAAGTGCTTCTGTGCTGCCCTGGCTGGCAAACCATTGGTCAGGTACGTCTTTATGTTGCTGGCGTTCTCTGAGTCGCACCAAAACAACTTGATCTTCCATTTCTTCATGAGTTCCTTGTCTTGAGCCACCCAGCAATCTGAGCTGCCGGGAACAAGAATCTCCATCTGAGCCTTGTAGATGGCATCAACAATCCATAGCTCTCCGTTGGCTGTCATTGCCCCGACGAGAGTAACACCAGGGTTCGTAAAGCCCCAATCCTTGCCCGCCTCAATGTGAACAAAATGTCCGTCTTTGAACTTCTGCTCGCAAAGCGCGCGCGGTACAACATGTATCGAACGGTCAAATTCCTCATAGACCTGCCCAAAAAACACATCGAACCGGGCGAATATCTCCCGGTCAACATATCGTTTGGGCATGGTTTCAATCATACGCTGAATATTCTTTTGCAACTCTGGTAATGGATTGTCCTTACTCGTCCAGTAAAAATTGCACCATTCAGGGTCATTACGATATTCGTCCAGTTGACCGCCTGCCTGCGTGTGCTGCCCGTTCAATACGATGTCATGATAAAACCAGTTCATTCCCTCTGGCGTAGTCGTCCAAACGCTCCAGCCGCCTTTATCAGCGAGAGCATAAGAGAGATATCCGCTCCAAGTCTGCTCCTTCATCTTGGAAGCCTCATCAAGCCACACGCCGTCCAGTCCTTTACCGACTAACGTCTTCGGGTTGTCGGCAGATTTAAACTGAATGAGAATGTACCCTTTCAGCCACACCCGATTCTTGGATAAATCCCAACTCTCGATCATTTCCTCTGGAATGACCGCTCCCAGCTCTTCCTGCTGAATCTCTGACATGGAATAGGTCGGAGACACACACCAGTATTCAAGCCTTGGCTTAGGCTTCTTCATCACTTTCAGATTGCGAGGGGGCTTGTATGGCAAACCTTTGTCTGCCTCAATATCTGATAGGATTTTATCGAAAAACTTCCGCGCTCCCACGTTCGTTTTCCCACCGCGACGCCCGCAGTTCATGACTACGTTTCGGGCATCACATTCCATAACTTCAATTTGTTTTTCATGAGGTGTCCAATCCTCGAATGGATCGAGGTCAAGTTCCAGACTTGTCACGGGACCACCTCCGGACGGTGATCTGTTTCTCAGGACCGCCGCCATTGCTCAACAACTGAGCTTTGAGCTGTATTGCCTTCAATTTTTTGTCTTGGACTCTTGTCAGTGCTTCTTCAACCGCAAGGATATCTTCAATCGCTCGATACTCTGTCTCTTCAATTTCCGTTGTGACCAATTCGTTTCGAGAAAGCACTACCGTCTTCGATTGTCCAGATTTATCGTCATGAACCTGCACTGGTTCTTTTGTGGCGACTCTTTGTTGAAGGACACGCCGCTGCTTTTCTGTTAGCCCATCCTTCAGGTTACGAATGCTTAGCATCATTTCTCGCTCACGCCATGTAAACAAACGGATTTCTTCATCCGCCTGCTGCACTGGATCAAGGTTGATCCTATCAAGCACCTCTGCTTGCTCTGGAGTCAAGGCATCCATCCAAATCGACTGGAATTCGCCTGTCTTGACTGCATTGGTATTACGCTTGGGTGCGCCGCCTCCAGCACCGTGGAAACGGCACACATCCCAGCCGGGCTTTGCCCAGTTATTGCACTGTTGGTCCCTTTGCTTGCTCTTTGCCTTGCATCTTTGCTTTGCGGGATTTCTCGCCATCTACATGACCACCACCTCACCGCTTCATGGGGTTGTTTTTAAGGATAGAAAAAAGCACTCTTTATGAGTGCCCATTGTTTATCAGTCTGTAATATTTAACATTTCACTTACTACTCTTAAAAAATGACTACTTAAAAAAATAAAAGTCCAAATTGAAGCTAAAAATGGGATTATATTTACCCATGACAATACATATGAAAACGACCCCATATAAAGCCACAGACTCATTACAA
The window above is part of the Brevibacillus brevis NBRC 100599 genome. Proteins encoded here:
- a CDS encoding terminase large subunit domain-containing protein — its product is MTSLELDLDPFEDWTPHEKQIEVMECDARNVVMNCGRRGGKTNVGARKFFDKILSDIEADKGLPYKPPRNLKVMKKPKPRLEYWCVSPTYSMSEIQQEELGAVIPEEMIESWDLSKNRVWLKGYILIQFKSADNPKTLVGKGLDGVWLDEASKMKEQTWSGYLSYALADKGGWSVWTTTPEGMNWFYHDIVLNGQHTQAGGQLDEYRNDPEWCNFYWTSKDNPLPELQKNIQRMIETMPKRYVDREIFARFDVFFGQVYEEFDRSIHVVPRALCEQKFKDGHFVHIEAGKDWGFTNPGVTLVGAMTANGELWIVDAIYKAQMEILVPGSSDCWVAQDKELMKKWKIKLFWCDSENASNIKTYLTNGLPARAAQKHLKEGIRAVSILFKVKSDNGRPNIFISDHLKEVIQELTNYRYPEGTTGDSAEVPLKENDHAMDSLRYLVWNSKVFRQFLISRFKVIPWKIPEKDS